One window of Globicephala melas chromosome 2, mGloMel1.2, whole genome shotgun sequence genomic DNA carries:
- the ARRDC4 gene encoding arrestin domain-containing protein 4 isoform X2: MGGEAGSAAVVGSEGRVKSLGLVFEDERKGCYSSGDTVAGHVLLEAAEPVTLRALRLEAQGRATAAWGPSAGATAPAAASEVEYLNVRLSLREPPAGEGILLLQPGKHEFPFSFQLPSEPLVTSFSGKYGSIRYCVRAVLERPQAPDQSIKRELQVVSHIDVNTPALLTPILKTQEKMVGCWFFTSGPVSLSAKIERKGYCNGEAIPIYAEIENCSSRLIVPKAAIFQTQTYLASGKTKTVRLMVAHVRGNHIASGSTDTWNGKTLKIPPVTPSILDCCIIRVDYSLAVYIHIPGAKKLMLELPVVIGTVPYNGFGSRNSSIASQFFMDMSWLTLTLPEQPEAPPNYADVVSEEEFSRHVPPYPQPPNCEGESCCPMFACIQEFRFQPPPLYSEVDPHPSDVEETQPVSFIL, from the exons ATGGGCGGTGAGGCGGGGTCCGCGGCGGTGGTGGGCTCCGAGGGCCGCGTGAAGAGTCTAGGTCTGGTGTTCGAGGACGAGCGCAAGGGCTGCTACTCGAGCGGCGATACGGTGGCAGGGCATGTGTTGCTGGAGGCTGCAGAGCCGGTGACCCTCCGGGCGCTGCGCCTGGAGGCCCAGGGTCGCGCCACCGCCGCCTGGGGCCCGAGCGCCGGCGCCACTGCCCCGGCAGCCGCCTCGGAGGTGGAGTACTTGAACGTGCGCCTGAGCCTGCGCGAGCCCCCGGCCG GTGAAGGCATCCTCTTACTACAGCCTGGAAAACATGAATTTCCATTTAGCTTCCAACTTCCATCTGA ACCTTTGGTAACCTCATTCTCCGGGAAATATGGAAGTATTCGGTACTGTGTGAGAGCAGTTTTGGAACGACCCCAGGCACCTGATCAGAGCATTAAGCGGGAACTCCAGGTCGTCAGTCACATCGATGTCAACACACCAGCATTACTA ACCCCTATATTGAAAACGCAAGAGAAAATGGTTGGCTGTTGGTTTTTCACTTCTGGTCCAGTCTCACTGAGTGCCAAAATTGAAAGAAAGGGATACTGTAATG gaGAAGCTATTCCAATCTATGCAGAAATAGAGAATTGTTCCTCTCGTCTGATTGTTCCCAAAGCTGCCATTTTCCAGACGCAGACTTACCTGGCCAGTGGGAAAACGAAGACCGTGCGGCTCATGGTGGCCCACGTGCGCGGGAACCACATCGCCTCCGGGAGCACCGACACCTGGAACGGGAAGACCCTCAAGATCCCGCCTGTGACGCCGTCCATCCTGGACTGCTGCATCATCCGAGTGGACTACTCCTTAGCT GTGTATATTCACATTCCCGGTGCTAAAAAATTGATGCTTGAGCTGCCCGTGGTGATTGGCACGGTTCCATACAATGGTTTTGGCAGCAGAAACTCCAGCATTGCCAGCCAGTTTTTTATGGATATGAGCTGGTTGACGCTGACTCTGCCAGAACAGCCTGAAG caccaccaaattaCGCAGACGTGGTGTCGGAGGAAGAATTCTCTAGACACGTTCCTCCTTACCCTCAACCCCCTAACTGTGAGGGGGAGTCGTGCTGTCCTATGTTTGCCTGCATTCAGGAATTCAGATTTCAGCCTCCGCCTCTTTATTCAGag GTTGATCCACATCCTAGTGATGTAGAAGAGACCCAGCCTGTTTCCTTCATTCTCTGA
- the ARRDC4 gene encoding arrestin domain-containing protein 4 isoform X1: MGGEGILLLQPGKHEFPFSFQLPSEPLVTSFSGKYGSIRYCVRAVLERPQAPDQSIKRELQVVSHIDVNTPALLTPILKTQEKMVGCWFFTSGPVSLSAKIERKGYCNGEAIPIYAEIENCSSRLIVPKAAIFQTQTYLASGKTKTVRLMVAHVRGNHIASGSTDTWNGKTLKIPPVTPSILDCCIIRVDYSLAVYIHIPGAKKLMLELPVVIGTVPYNGFGSRNSSIASQFFMDMSWLTLTLPEQPEAPPNYADVVSEEEFSRHVPPYPQPPNCEGESCCPMFACIQEFRFQPPPLYSEVDPHPSDVEETQPVSFIL, from the exons ATGGGCG GTGAAGGCATCCTCTTACTACAGCCTGGAAAACATGAATTTCCATTTAGCTTCCAACTTCCATCTGA ACCTTTGGTAACCTCATTCTCCGGGAAATATGGAAGTATTCGGTACTGTGTGAGAGCAGTTTTGGAACGACCCCAGGCACCTGATCAGAGCATTAAGCGGGAACTCCAGGTCGTCAGTCACATCGATGTCAACACACCAGCATTACTA ACCCCTATATTGAAAACGCAAGAGAAAATGGTTGGCTGTTGGTTTTTCACTTCTGGTCCAGTCTCACTGAGTGCCAAAATTGAAAGAAAGGGATACTGTAATG gaGAAGCTATTCCAATCTATGCAGAAATAGAGAATTGTTCCTCTCGTCTGATTGTTCCCAAAGCTGCCATTTTCCAGACGCAGACTTACCTGGCCAGTGGGAAAACGAAGACCGTGCGGCTCATGGTGGCCCACGTGCGCGGGAACCACATCGCCTCCGGGAGCACCGACACCTGGAACGGGAAGACCCTCAAGATCCCGCCTGTGACGCCGTCCATCCTGGACTGCTGCATCATCCGAGTGGACTACTCCTTAGCT GTGTATATTCACATTCCCGGTGCTAAAAAATTGATGCTTGAGCTGCCCGTGGTGATTGGCACGGTTCCATACAATGGTTTTGGCAGCAGAAACTCCAGCATTGCCAGCCAGTTTTTTATGGATATGAGCTGGTTGACGCTGACTCTGCCAGAACAGCCTGAAG caccaccaaattaCGCAGACGTGGTGTCGGAGGAAGAATTCTCTAGACACGTTCCTCCTTACCCTCAACCCCCTAACTGTGAGGGGGAGTCGTGCTGTCCTATGTTTGCCTGCATTCAGGAATTCAGATTTCAGCCTCCGCCTCTTTATTCAGag GTTGATCCACATCCTAGTGATGTAGAAGAGACCCAGCCTGTTTCCTTCATTCTCTGA